The Triticum aestivum cultivar Chinese Spring chromosome 5A, IWGSC CS RefSeq v2.1, whole genome shotgun sequence genomic sequence gcAATCCCCCACCCCCTTCTCCACATTTCTCGCCACCGGCGACCACCTCGCCCTGCCTCAGccgccatgtggggccgcatgtggagctccggacgcggctccGGCGGCGGAAGCAACCCCGAGCGTGAGCGGCGCGTCCGGTCGGACGACGCGAGGAAGCGCGTGACCCGGAAGTGGACCAACTACGGCatgtcgccgccggcgagcttccgcgtccgcgagacggaggagtacgaccgcCGGCGAGCGTCCTTCTCCTCCACGGCAAGATCTTCCTACGCCGGGAGCTCCTCATCTTCCGGCGCGGGCCTTCtcccccgtgaagagggagtgacCGGAGGAGCCGGAAGAGCCGGACGACTTCGAGTTCGTCCCCGtcaaggaggagcccgaggagcccgctccgctcggccGCCGCGGAGTCGTCGGGCCGAAAGACTTCGTCTCCGACGTCGACGCGGTTGCGGCCGCCATTGCCGAGCGGAGCGTGCGCGAGGAGACGGAGCGCCGGCGCCACGCGGAGGAGCTCGAAGACCTCCAGAGGCGGCAGGCGGTCGCCGCCAACCTCGCCGCCAAGGAGAAGGACGAGGAGTGGCGCCGCATCCGCGAGGAGCAGGCCGCGAAGTACATCGACCTGTGCAGCTTCGACGAGGAGGATTGAGCTCCTCCACGGCGTTGTCCATGGCCGTGACCTCGCCGCCGTCAGATTCCCACCCCTCTAGTACTAGTATTAATGTGGTATGTAGTATGAACTAGCGTTGTAGTGTTTGATCATGTAAAATCTATGTAATATGTGATGAACAACTCACGTCCACGAGGTGCAATTTCTCCCGTGAAACTGatttttcaaattatgcagtttTAAATACGGTTTATATTCGGCCGCACTAGTTTTCGACCTGCAAACGAGATGTTTGTGAAATTGTAAACATGTTTTGCGGGTCGAGATTTTAcgagtctgctagagttgctctaactccTCAGTGTTTGTACCAAGCCTGCAAACCAACGACTTTTTTACAAAAACTTGCTGGTACATTTCTTTTTGCGAAAAAAACTTGCTGGTGCATGGCTCACTTTAATATTTAAACACTGTagctttttggatttttttttactTTAACTCAGTTTGTAGTTTTCGGAAAATATCCACGTCCATGCAAGGCTGTTATTGGAAAACACATAAATAAAACTAATAGTGTTGCTTCTGCGTCCGCGAGACGGAGGAGTATGACCGCCGGCGagcgtccttctcctccgcggcgAGATCTTCCTACGCTGGGAGCTCCTTCTCTTCCGGCGCGGGctttctccccgtgaagagggagtggtcggaggagcCGGACGACTTCGAGTTCGTCCCCGtcaaggaggagcccgaggagcccgctccgctcggccACCGCGGAGTCGTCGGGCCGGAAGACTTCGTCTCCGACGTCGACGCGGTTGCGGCCGCCATTGTCGAGCGAAgcgtgcgcgaggaggcggagcatgcgcgaggaggcggagcgtgcgcgaggaggcggagtgccggcgCCACGCGGAGGAGCTCGAAGACCTCCAGAGGCGGCAGGCGGTCGCCGCCAACCTCGTCGCCAAGGAGAAGGACGAGGAGTGGCGCCGCATCCGCGAGGAGCAGGCCGCGAAGTACATCGACCTCTGCAGCTCCGGCAAGGAGGATTGAGCTCCTTCATGGCGTCGTCCATGGCCATGACCTCGTCGCCGTCAGATCCCCAGCCCTCTAGTACTAGTATTAGTGTAGTATATAGTATGAACTAGCGTTTGTAGTGTTTGATCACGTAAAATCTATatagtatgtgatgaactactcGCGTCAACGAGGTGCAATTTCTCCTACAAAACTGTTTTTTTAAATTATGCAGTTTTAGATACGGTTTCTATTCGGCCGCGCTAGTTTTCGACCTGCAAACGAGATGTTTGtgaaactgcaaacgcgttttgccgggtctgctagagttgctctaactccTCAGTGTTTGTACCAAGCCTGCAAACCAATGACTTTTTTACAAAAAACTTGCCGGTACATTTCTTTTTGCGAAAAAACCTTGCTGGTGCATGGCTCACTTTAATATTTAAACACTGTagctttttggatttttttttactTTAACTCAGTTTGTAGTTTTCGGAAAATATCCACGTCCATGCAAGGCGGTTATTGGAAAACACATAAATAAAACTAATACTGTTGCTAAGAAGAACCTTCGGCCTACACTATTTGTTTGCATGGGCAGCTTAATTTGCTTTAAGCTCAAGGTCGAGCCCTACTAATTAAACAGGCTGCTATATAAACTAACGGATCGATTCCTCCACTAGGTTGAAAATATGAGTTGTGTGGCAGCTTTCCTCTGGATTGAGCTACTAATTATGAAGTACGCGTTTAAGACTGGTCAACATTGACCTCCATTACCCAATATAGCTACGTACCACTTTGGGGCATTGACCGTAAGTCCCTAAATGGTTGTTTACTTATAGTTAACACTGACTTTAACCGCGTCCTGGCTTCGTTGATGTAAAAGATTGTCCGCTCCACTTGCAGGTTGAAAATTGCAATGCATGCTTAGCTAGACACATCTTACCTTTCGCTTTTACTTTTTCGTCTTCACAATGTGTTTGCAAAACTAGAGTAGTATCTTACTCATAGTCTAGTAGAATATACTACTAGACCAGTTAGGTAAGCGTGCAACTCAACATTTGATAATCCAAAGACTAGCGAAATAATTTGCTTCGTGAGAGTGCATGCTTCAAAACAACGCGTCGCAGCGTACAAaaaatttcttttcctttttgaagCGAGCTAATCAGCATCACAAGACTATACCTAACCATAGTTAATTTTTTCACTTTCGGCAAAAAAATTAGCTCCGGTCCAATACGTGTtgtggggcccgctagtcagcgaCTTGTACAAAAACAAGCACCAGTCAAATACCAGCTAGGTTATATAGTACTTGAGAAGAAGACCAGCAGCTAGCATCTCCATTTGAAAATACAGTGGATGCTTACAGTATATATAGTAGTATTTGACACCACACGTACGTAGACGCGCAAAAGGTCATCAGATCGATAACCATCATCATATGTGGGATGATTGATCAGCTCGATCAGAATTTAGGATACAATAAACTATAAACAGTAAAGGTGGGGTAAAGATGCTTGCGAGATTTAACTTGCATTGCATCACCAGTTCACCACACAACATTCTAGTAGCTATAGAAGAGGGGGAGCTTTTTGTCAGCGAGAAGAGGAATATTATATGTCGATAAGCTTAGCAAGTGGGAGTGGAATTGTTAGTCGCTGCTGGTGACAAGGACGCGACGCCGATCTCCTCAACCGGCAAGCTCGCCATCGAGATGATGGAGCCCGGCCCGGCGGTATAAATGGCGGGCACGGCGCGGGGAGATTCTAGCTGTCATACAAGCCGGGAACCGCAGCCAGCAACCTCAGCAATAGATAGCGTAGCCACAGCCATCGAATAGTATTAATcctagtggctaattaactagcaATAGAGATTGGCCAGTTGAAGGAGTGATAGTATATTAGGGAGGGAGCTGCATGGCCATGGACGCGATGAGCAGCGCGGTGCTGCAGGGGGCGTGGAGGAAGGGGCCATGGACGGCGCTGGAGGACCGGCTGCTGACGGAGTACGTGCAGCAGCAGGGCGAGGGCAGCTGGAACTCCGTCGCCAAGCTCACCGGGCTGCGGCGGAGCGGCAAGAGCTGCCGGCTCCGGTGGGTGAACTACCTCCGGCCGGACCTGAAGCGGGGCAAGATCACCGCCGACGAGGAGACCGTCATCCTCCAGCTCCACGCCATGCTCGGCAACAGGTAAGCACGCACGCTTCATACGGCATTTCATCCATCTATCGAACGTGTACAGTGCAAGCATCTGTAGTAGATGCCCACGTACTGTATCTTTGGGTGCTTGGGCGGTGCCTAACTGAGCGACGCGTGGGTGAATGGATGGACGGATGCAGGTGGTCGGCGATCGCGCGGTGCCTGCCGGGGAGGACGGACAACGAGATCAAGAACTACTGGCGGACGCACTTCAAGAAGGCGCGGCCGTCCAGGCGGGCCAGGGCGCAGCTGCTGCACCAGTAccagctccagcagcagcagcagcaccgccAGTACCTCCACGCGCTGCAcctcctccagcagcagcagcaggagatgCAGATGCAGCTACAGGAgaaccaccaccagcagcagcagcagcaggtgatGATGATGCAGCAGCAGAGCCCGCCGGAGGAGGACCAGGCCGTGATCACCACCGGCGACAACATGAACAGCATGGAGACTGCAGGGTGCTACTGCCCGTGCCCGGCTGCGTCGGCGGTGCTCGACCTCCCGCTCCcggccgacgacgaggacgcgctGTGGGACAGCCTCTGGCGGCTCGTCGACGGGGAGGACGGCTCCAGCGGAGGTGACTCAGGCGAGTACTAGCTTAGCTAGTGTGTGTGCTACTACCACTACTACGGCAATGTGCATGTGTCCCGCTGTAAAGAAAGAAAGAAGGAGAGGTATACAATACTGCCTGCAGGTTAATTTCAGTACTACTGGCCGCAGGTATATGATCCCGGCGGTGATATCTAGGAAGGATCATGCATGCATGATCACGCACGCATGCCAATAGTTCTTCTTCATGCATGTCTCGTGTACATGTTTACCCTTTTACCCATGACCGTGAGCCATGATGAGCCCATGATCAGGTGCACTGTACCACTACCAACCTCTTCAGTTAGCATGTCAACATAGCTAGCTTGTAAATTGCAGCATCATGTAATTTTGATTCAGACATATTTACGATTCTCTGTCAATCAAGCACATTTTCTTCGGTTCATGAACAAGCAAGGCAGATCCCTATCCACTTGGCAATATCTTATGCACCTTGTAGCTAATTAGCTGTACAAAAAATGGCCATGCACACCTATCTTCACAATTGGTTTTCAGTCGTACACATAGTTACTCAATGCTTGGCAGTGGATATATAGCATGTTATTATGATCCAATCGGCCTTATGCTTAATGTTTTCCTGTGCATATATGGGAGAACAGGAGCTTGACCGAGTTGCTCAACTCACCATATGAATTCAGCTACATAATGACTGAAACACGGGCGATCTAAGTAACAAAATCTATCTGTAGCTAATACACTTGTACACACATCGATCATCAAGGTTTAGAGAGGAGTTTGAGGGATGAGTTGGCTGACTTATGGAAGCAACTGCAAGATCATAATTGTAGTGACTGATGTCGATCCGGGGCTCCGGGCTTAATTCTTCTGGCCAGATTACAGCTAAGCCGACGTACCTAGCTAGTGATGGAAGCCTTACAAGGTTAACTGGAGTCCTTTAAGAAAACTCTGGTTCCTAAAAGTGcctttgaaaattaaagttttTCTTCGGCTAATGTTCAAGAATAGTAGCATTTTGACTAAAGATGACATCCATAAGAGAGGTTGGAGTGGTGGTGAGAAGTGAAGTTTCGGTGACTACGCGGAAGATATAGATCACTCTGGAAAGATTAGAGGATAATTGTTGTAGGGGTTGCTCTTGCGATacgagctactccctccgtcccacgaTATAACATCGTTTTTCAAGCTAGaacgatcttatattgtgggacggagggagtatttggtcAGATTGCAGCTAAGCCGATGTATCTAAGCTAGTGATGGAAGCCTTACAAGGTTAACTAGAGTCCTTTAAGGGCACTCTGGTTCCTAAAAGTGcctttgaaaattaaagttttTCTTCGGCTAATGTTCAAGAATAGTAGTATTTTGACTAAAGATGACATCCATAAGAGAGGTTGGAGTGGTAGTGAGAACTAGAAGTGCAGTTTCCGTGACTACGCGGAAGATACAGATCACTTGCAAGTTCATTTGTTGCTCGCTAACGAGGTATATATACTTGAGGGAGCTGTGCGTTTGGGATAAAGATGAACTTGAGTTGGATCATGAACCATGTTCTTGGATTTTTTTTCAGTCTCTCTGGAAAGATTAGGGGATAATTGTTGTAGGGGTTGCTCTTGCGATACGGGCTACGCCCTCCGTCCCACGATATAAGATCACTTTTCAAGCTAGAACGATCTTATAttgtgagacggagggagtatttggctTGCTTTCGTATCTTCCCTTGTGATCCTACTAGTGTACTTGATCAAGCTTCTCACCCGTtagatttttggcctgttatttagAGAAGAGGAATATGCGCTCTGCAAGTTAAACTAGTAAAACTGCCTCTTTAGGTGGCGGCTGAGATCTTCAGTAGGAACCTCATATGAATTTCATGACGAATGAAATAGGCAAACTCTACTCCTCAGTTTGAAAATAATAATATTTTCTGCACAAGCCAGCCAAATTCAGAAAATTGAACAGACATAACCAACACTGTCGGCCAAGAATGCAGTGCACAAGGATGTTGTTAT encodes the following:
- the LOC123108370 gene encoding transcription factor WER, with translation MAMDAMSSAVLQGAWRKGPWTALEDRLLTEYVQQQGEGSWNSVAKLTGLRRSGKSCRLRWVNYLRPDLKRGKITADEETVILQLHAMLGNRWSAIARCLPGRTDNEIKNYWRTHFKKARPSRRARAQLLHQYQLQQQQQHRQYLHALHLLQQQQQEMQMQLQENHHQQQQQQVMMMQQQSPPEEDQAVITTGDNMNSMETAGCYCPCPAASAVLDLPLPADDEDALWDSLWRLVDGEDGSSGGDSGEY